Proteins encoded by one window of Salvia splendens isolate huo1 chromosome 5, SspV2, whole genome shotgun sequence:
- the LOC121802685 gene encoding probable pectate lyase P59 — MREIKIYPWLLMVFFGFGWMLEIVNGNIGEWDEVWKKRSEESWNRTLETYEPVPEHIVSHLNVHANKAVKEVEEINAKENSSRRELLRGYTGPCMATNPIDRCWRCRPRWAKRRFRLADCVLGFGYKTTGGKNGAIYVVTDHTDQDMINPRPGTLRHAVIQKEPLWIIFERNMLIVLQQELIMQGDKTIDGRGVRVDIAYGAGITIQFVSNVIIHGIRIHDILSKSGGMIRDSVDHYGFRTVSDGDGISIFGSQNIWIDHVSMKNCSDGLIDAIEGSTGISITNSHFTDHDEALLFSANDMATYDDKMQVTVAFNHFGKRMVQRMPRCRFGYFHVVNNDYTHWKMYAIGGSSHPTIISQGNRFVADHPFAKQVTKREKSPESEWMTWTWISEGDLFLRGAYFIESGDRDWTKKHPELYDKILAAPGIHTAEITRFAGALNCVVGEPC; from the exons atgagagaaataAAGATATATCCATGGTTGTTAATGGTgttttttggttttggttgGATGTTAGAAATCGTTAATGGTAATATTGGAGAATGGGATGAGGTATGGAAGAAGCGATCCGAGGAGTCATGGAATCGAACACTTGAGACTTATGAGCCCGTCCCGGAACACATAGTTAGTCATTTGAATGTTCATGCCAACAA GGCAGTAAAAGAAGTGGAAGAAATAAATGCAAAGGAAAATAGCAGTCGAAGGGAGCTACTAAGGGGCTACACGGGTCCGTGCATGGCGACAAACCCAATCGACCGTTGCTGGAGATGTCGGCCGAGATGGGCGAAGAGGCGGTTTAGGTTGGCGGACTGCGTGTTAGGGTTTGGATACAAGACCACAGGCGGAAAGAACGGCGCCATCTATGTGGTGACGGACCATACCGACCAAGACATGATAAACCCTAGGCCGGGAACCCTCCGGCACGCTGTGATCCAAAAGGAGCCGTTGTGGATCATTTTCGAGCGCAACATGCTCATCGTCCTCCAGCAGGAGCTGATCATGCAGGGCGACAAGACTATTGACGGGCGTGGCGTCCGAGTCGACATTGCCTATGGCGCCGGCATCACCATCCAGTTTGTCAGCAACGTCATCATCCACGGCATAAGAATCCACGACATCCTCAGCAAGAGCGGCGGCATGATTAGAGACTCTGTCGACCATTATGGCTTCCGCACTGTCAGCGATGGCGACGGCATCTCCATCTTTGGGTCACAGAATATCTGGATCGATCATGTCTCAATGAAGAATTGCAGCGATGGCCTTATTGACGCCATCGAGGGATCCACGGGCATCAGCATCACCAACAGCCACTTCACTGATCACGATGAG GCATTGCTCTTTAGTGCAAATGATATGGCTACTTATGATGATAAAATGCAAGTTACGGTAGCCTTCAACCATTTTGGGAAAAGAATGGTGCAGAGAATGCCGAGGTGCAGATTTGGTTATTTTCATGTTGTTAACAATGACTATACTCATTGGAAAATGTATGCCATTGGTGGAAGCAGTCATCCCACCATCATTAGCCAGGGAAACAGATTTGTTGCCGATCATCCTTTTGCCAAACAG GTGACAAAAAGGGAGAAATCTCCAGAATCAGAGTGGATGACATGGACATGGATATCAGAAGGCGACCTATTTTTGAGAGGGGCGTATTTTATCGAATCAGGAGATAGAGATTGGACTAAGAAGCATCCTgaactttatgacaagattctgGCGGCTCCAGGTATACATACAGCAGAAATTACTAGATTTGCAGGCGCACTTAATTGTGTTGTAGGAGAACCCTGTTAA